From Acipenser ruthenus chromosome 2, fAciRut3.2 maternal haplotype, whole genome shotgun sequence, a single genomic window includes:
- the LOC117403950 gene encoding growth arrest-specific protein 1-like produces MANYACLSQCFSRVVWLFVGLIVVFGSISLTSPAHGRRMICWQAIMKCQGEGECNYAYGQYVEACSSIINRDRHRCPSHCISALIQLNHTKNGPALEDCDCAQDERCRATKRAIEPCLPRTSGVLGCTEARRQCDRDPRCSTAMRNYLIHCGKLFNGIRCTDECRAVIDDMRYVPKAALLNDCVCDGMERPICEAIKDNMARLCFGSDFNTGSGGSDDEDDYEDYEDPIIVDYASKENSGCLLRPLNVLTLMASILLLFPFL; encoded by the coding sequence ATGGCAAATTATGCCTGTTTGAGCCAGTGCTTCAGCCGGGTGGTCTGGCTTTTCGTGGGCTTAATCGTGGTTTTCGGTTCAATTTCATTGACTTCGCCTGCCCATGGCCGTCGGATGATATGCTGGCAAGCCATCATGAAGTGTCAGGGTGAAGGGGAATGCAACTATGCTTACGGGCAGTATGTTGAAGCCTGCTCCTCGATAATAAACAGAGATCGCCACCGGTGCCCAAGTCACTGCATCTCTGCCCTCATTCAGCTGAACCACACTAAGAATGGACCCGCTCTAGAGGACTGCGACTGCGCTCAGGATGAGCGTTGCAGAGCCACCAAGCGAGCAATCGAGCCCTGTTTGCCAAGGACTAGTGGAGTTTTGGGCTGCACCGAAGCAAGGCGCCAGTGCGACAGGGACCCCCGGTGCAGCACTGCCATGCGTAATTATTTAATACACTGTGGCAAACTTTTCAACGGGATTCGGTGCACTGATGAGTGCAGGGCTGTAATAGACGACATGCGGTATGTGCCTAAAGCAGCCCTTTTGAATGATTGTGTGTGTGATGGAATGGAGAGGCCCATCTGCGAGGCCATAAAGGATAACATGGCAAGGCTTTGCTTCGGGTCCGATTTCAACACCGGCAGCGGTGGCTCAGACGATGAGGACGACTATGAAGACTATGAGGATCCAATAATAGTGGACTACGCCAGCAAAGAAAACAGTGGATGTCTTTTGAGACCCCTAAATGTTTTGACTTTGATGGCATCCATTTTGCttctatttccttttctttaa